Proteins found in one Melospiza georgiana isolate bMelGeo1 chromosome 1, bMelGeo1.pri, whole genome shotgun sequence genomic segment:
- the RPP38 gene encoding LOW QUALITY PROTEIN: ribonuclease P protein subunit p38 (The sequence of the model RefSeq protein was modified relative to this genomic sequence to represent the inferred CDS: deleted 4 bases in 2 codons; substituted 2 bases at 2 genomic stop codons) codes for MRPXAQRGHRPPAESRHSGTRHSTASSSCSARSGHRPAAERLPRHGRGRSGAGAERGRAXPGAGDRGRSGTRPRPSACSWSAGRPRVTKHRINHLRMSVIQPGTATLRKAKKTTVKTCLDNPFVFQWKTIDGEDMHFILETLEERIKHIGLKKIESPRKKKRSLTKKQTERKCDAGSNYFPKEEAESHPQKPGWTDISIRRQLAIGVNEVTKALEKNELLLLLVCKSAKPAMLTSHLVELSASRATPAGQVPRLSETLAPLLGLTSILALGFRKHSDTFTEAVAAIIPKIPALEVPWFQYRTEESMAYADTDSSGSLEPEELAEVLGDKLTSQKRKHTESSQPDLSHVILQPLKIKKLVPNPNKIKKPPRKKKKAFSA; via the exons ATGCGGCCTTGAGCGCAGCGCGGGCACCGCCCGCCCGCCGAGAGCCGTCACAGCGGGACCCGCCACAGCACcgcc agctcctcctgctcggCCCGCTCCGGACACCGCCCCGCCGCGGAGAGACTCCCACGCCACGGCcgggggcggagcggggccggggcggagcggggccgggcctgACCGGGGGCGGGC GACCGGGGGCGGAGCGGGACCAGGCCGCGTCCCTCGGCGTGTTCCTGGAGCGCGGGAAGGCCGAG GGTGACAAAACACAGGATCAACCACCTCAGGATGTCTGTAATTCAGCCAGGCACGGCAACACTTcggaaagcaaagaaaaccaCTGTAAAAACGTGTCTAGATAACCCCTTTGTTTTCCAATGGAAAACCATCGATGGAGAAGATATGCATTTTATACTAGAGACCTTAGAAGAAAGGATTAAACATATTGGACTTAAAAAGATTGAGAgtccaagaaagaaaaaacgttccctcacaaaaaaacaaacGGAAAGAAAGTGCGATGCCGGCAGCAATTATTTCCCTAAAGAGGAAGCAGAAAGCCACCCACAAAAACCAGGATGGACTGACATAAGTATCAGAAGACAGCTTGCTATTGGAGTTAACGAAGTTACAAAAGCATTGGAAAAAAACGAGCTTCTCCTCTTGCTGGTGTGCAAGTCTGCCAAGCCCGCGATGCTGACGTCGCACCTGGTGGAGCTGAGCGCCAGCCGCGCCACGCCGGCGGGGCAGGTGCCGCGCCTCAGCGAGACCCTCGCGCCCCTCCTGGGCCTCACCTCCATCCTGGCGCTCGGCTTCAGAAAGCACTCGGACACGTTCACCGAGGCTGTAGCAGCCATAATCCCAAAGATACCGGCCTTGGAAGTGCCGTGGTTTCAGTACAGAACTGAAGAATCCATGGCTTATGCAGACACAGATTCCTCAGGAAGCCTGGAACCCGAAGAGCTTGCAGAGGTGCTGGGGGATAAGCTCACAAGTCAGAAGCGGAAGCATACGGAAAGCAGTCAGCCTGATCTTTCACATGTAATTTTGCAGCCTTTGAAAATCAAGAAACTTGTCCCAAATCCCAATAAGATAAAGAAACCACCTcgcaaaaagaaaaaggctttttCAGCATAA
- the ACBD7 gene encoding acyl-CoA-binding domain-containing protein 7: protein MTLQADFDGAAEDVKKLKTRPTDEELKELYGFYKQATVGDINIECPGMLDLKGKAKWEAWNLKKGLSKEDAMNAYISKARAMVEKYGI from the exons ATGACTCTCCAG GCTGACTTTGATGGTGCTGCAGaagatgtaaaaaaattaaaaacaagacCAACTGATGAAGAACTGAAGGAACTGTATGGATTCTACAAACAGGCTACTGTTGGAGATATTAATATTG AATGTCCGGGAATGCTAGATTTGAAAGGCAAAGCCAAATGGGAGGCATGGAACCTGAAAAAAG GTTTATCAAAGGAGGATGCCATGAATGCCTATATCTCTAAAGCAAGAGCAATGGTAGAAAAATATGGGATCTAG
- the OLAH gene encoding S-acyl fatty acid synthase thioesterase, medium chain has product MEKLVACVQKKPDAVCRLICFPWAGSGTSQLAQWGRLFNDSVEVFCIRLPGRETRLEEPFAKDMTSVVNEITSVLLKEFKEKPFAFFGHSFGTYMSFAVALHLKKKYGLEPVHLFMSAAHSPNSAAYLAVKSIVLPDGPNDLLAIMEILGGNFELPHDEDLWRDTALTFKEDAKLFQTCSFEKTELNIPFSCDITYFCGSDDKIYDAKGWQELTSGDTSFYELPGDHLYLLKPSNESFLIKHMTRSIENGL; this is encoded by the exons aTGGAAAAACTGGTTGCTTGTGTACAAAAAAAGCCAGATGCTGTTTGTAGACTGATTTGCTTTCCATGGGCTGGAAGTGGAACTTCACAACTTGCTCAGTGGGGGAGACTCTTCAACGACTCAGTTGAAG TGTTCTGTATAAGGCTTCCTGGAAGAGAAACTCGTCTTGAAGAGCCTTTTGCAAAAGACATGACAAGTGTAGTTAATGAAATTACAAGTGTTTTGTTAaaagaatttaaagaaaaaccaTTTGCATTTTTTGGTCACAg ttttgGAACTTACATGAGTTTTGCTGTCGCacttcatctgaaaaaaaagtatgGACTGGAGCCAGTCCATCTTTTCATGTCAGCAGCACACTCCCCAAAT TCTGCAGCATATCTTGCTGTCAAAAGCATAGTCCTACCTGATGGACCCAATGACCTTCTTGCAATTATGGAGATTCTAGGAGGAAATTTTGAGCTTCCACATGATGAAGACCTTTGGAGGGATACGGCGCTTACTTTCAAAGAAGACGCCAAACTTTTTCAGACGTGTTC ATTTGAGAAGACAGAACTGAATATCCCCTTCTCCTGTGATATTACCTACTTTTGTGGGTCTGATGATAAAATATATGATGCAAAAG GTTGGCAAGAACTAACGAGTGGAGATACTTCCTTTTATGAGCTTCCTGGAGATCACCTTTATCTGCTGAAACCCTCTAATGAAAGCTTCTTGATAAAACACATGACAAGAAGCATAGAAAATGGTCTATGA